A genomic segment from Candidatus Cybelea sp. encodes:
- a CDS encoding c-type cytochrome, producing the protein MNARARRATFALTALLAVTGCSSELHGASAYNARALPSGPVGQSIAYGRAIVMDTQTTMKGYVRAKMSCAACHLAGGTQPKGGSFVGIYGAFPQWNRRAHRVIALQDRIAECFLYSMNGRPPAYDSTAMIAVVAYVAWLSRGTPAGRAQAADQRYIEPLPSGSPDPQRGAKLYAQKCAACHASDGGGQSNVFPPLWGKDSFNSGAGMAHIDRMTGFVRYNMPQNAPGSLSLAQAYDIAAFVLSHPRPQFAKNALVVTPSFPAHYF; encoded by the coding sequence ATGAATGCGCGTGCGCGCCGGGCGACGTTCGCGCTCACGGCGCTGCTCGCCGTAACCGGCTGCTCGAGCGAACTGCACGGCGCGAGCGCCTACAACGCGCGGGCGCTGCCGAGCGGTCCGGTCGGCCAGTCGATCGCCTACGGACGCGCGATCGTCATGGATACGCAGACGACGATGAAAGGCTACGTCCGCGCCAAGATGTCGTGCGCCGCCTGCCATCTCGCGGGGGGTACGCAGCCGAAGGGCGGGAGCTTCGTGGGCATCTATGGAGCCTTTCCGCAATGGAATCGCCGCGCGCACCGCGTGATCGCGCTGCAGGACCGGATTGCGGAGTGCTTCCTCTACAGTATGAACGGGCGCCCGCCCGCGTACGACAGCACCGCGATGATCGCCGTGGTCGCCTATGTGGCGTGGCTCTCACGCGGGACGCCGGCCGGCCGGGCACAAGCGGCGGACCAGCGCTATATCGAACCATTGCCGAGCGGGTCGCCGGATCCGCAGCGCGGCGCCAAACTCTACGCGCAAAAGTGTGCCGCCTGCCACGCTTCCGACGGCGGCGGCCAATCGAACGTCTTTCCGCCGCTCTGGGGAAAGGACTCATTCAACAGCGGGGCCGGCATGGCGCATATCGATCGGATGACCGGATTCGTCCGGTACAATATGCCGCAGAACGCTCCCGGCTCGCTTTCGCTCGCGCAGGCGTACGATATCGCCGCCTTCGTGTTGAGCCACCCCCGGCCGCAGTTTGCCAAGAACGCCCTGGTGGTCACGCCCTCCTTTCCCGCGCACTACTTTTAG
- a CDS encoding dienelactone hydrolase family protein, producing the protein MSTPEIDPTQAASLRLNRRVFVGISTAATLGAPAIALSATAGGQTHPPLVAENDPAISVDHVTLKRDDTVIGAYAARPVHSTKQTPTAVVIMHVWGVDTSIRDIVRRLAKAGFAAIAPDLYARFGAPSGDGSTDYTIFRPYAKRLDRAQYDGDIAAAAHWCAEQFPATKMALLGFCMGGRIALLASIDDAGTFGAVCSFYGPLADVDPAKEQTPVCGSYGARDTGIPADSVRAFAAALHVPNDIKIYDNAGHAFMDDQRSSYVASAAADAWTRTLAFLAKHLGEPST; encoded by the coding sequence ATGAGCACGCCGGAAATCGACCCGACGCAGGCTGCCTCCCTCCGGTTGAACCGCCGCGTCTTCGTCGGCATTTCCACGGCAGCGACGCTCGGCGCACCGGCGATCGCGCTCTCCGCTACCGCGGGCGGCCAGACGCACCCGCCGCTGGTTGCCGAGAACGATCCGGCGATCTCCGTCGACCACGTCACGCTCAAACGCGATGACACCGTCATCGGCGCCTACGCGGCGCGTCCGGTTCACAGCACGAAGCAGACGCCGACCGCCGTCGTCATCATGCACGTCTGGGGCGTCGACACGTCGATCCGCGATATCGTCCGCCGGCTTGCCAAAGCCGGATTCGCAGCCATCGCCCCCGATCTCTACGCACGGTTCGGCGCTCCCAGCGGCGACGGATCGACCGACTACACCATCTTTCGTCCGTACGCCAAACGGCTGGACCGCGCGCAGTACGATGGCGACATCGCGGCGGCGGCGCACTGGTGCGCGGAACAATTTCCTGCGACGAAGATGGCGCTATTGGGCTTCTGCATGGGCGGGCGAATCGCGCTGCTCGCCTCGATCGACGATGCGGGGACGTTCGGCGCCGTCTGCTCGTTTTACGGGCCGCTCGCCGACGTCGATCCTGCCAAAGAGCAGACGCCGGTCTGCGGAAGCTACGGCGCTCGGGATACCGGCATTCCCGCCGATAGCGTCCGCGCCTTCGCAGCGGCGCTGCACGTGCCCAACGACATCAAGATCTACGATAACGCCGGGCACGCCTTCATGGACGATCAGCGCAGCTCGTACGTCGCTTCGGCGGCGGCCGACGCCTGGACGCGCACGCTCGCGTTTCTCGCAAAGCACCTCGGAGAGCCGAGCACGTGA
- a CDS encoding DNA recombination protein RmuC has protein sequence MIEVVAGALSVFLFGAAIGGAIAWFAARAESAALRATLDESSRSGEKAIEALLERTKNELREATALRASERVGELVSPVAAKLIEFDRLINEIEATRRRDEGSLREQIDQLLGRTDKLQSATSHLSTQTSTLVTALRNPTSRGKWGEMQLRNVVEKAGMLSHCDFTEQQTVVLEEARVRPDMTINLPGERRVFVDAKAPTDAMQAALEAADDDTRRALVKQHARALREHIDSLARRGYQTATGSADYVVMFVAGEVFLSSACSEDPSLIEYALDKGVLVAGPLSLISLLRTFAMGWQALRQEENAKRIAAIGRVLYERTVKFSEHLIEVRKHLERSVNAFNGAAGSYESKLLPQGRKLKDEASLIGEDLDAIPPIDVVPRDLTSLDTHTTPKRLPRSTQLFANDDAV, from the coding sequence GTGATCGAGGTCGTCGCCGGCGCCCTTTCGGTCTTTCTGTTCGGCGCGGCGATCGGGGGCGCGATCGCGTGGTTTGCCGCGCGCGCCGAGAGCGCTGCGCTGCGCGCGACCCTCGACGAGTCGAGCCGCAGCGGCGAAAAAGCGATCGAAGCTCTGCTCGAACGGACGAAAAACGAACTGCGCGAGGCGACCGCGTTGCGCGCGAGCGAACGCGTCGGCGAGCTGGTCTCCCCCGTCGCCGCGAAACTCATTGAGTTCGACCGGCTGATCAACGAGATCGAGGCGACGCGGCGGCGCGACGAAGGAAGCCTTCGCGAGCAGATCGACCAGCTGCTCGGGCGAACCGACAAGCTTCAGAGCGCGACGTCTCACCTGAGCACGCAGACGTCGACGCTCGTCACCGCGCTGCGAAACCCCACTTCGCGCGGCAAGTGGGGCGAGATGCAGTTGCGCAACGTCGTCGAGAAGGCGGGAATGCTCTCGCACTGCGATTTTACCGAGCAGCAGACGGTCGTCTTGGAGGAGGCCCGCGTGCGCCCCGACATGACGATCAATCTCCCGGGCGAGCGCCGAGTCTTCGTCGACGCAAAGGCGCCGACCGATGCGATGCAGGCCGCGCTGGAAGCGGCCGACGACGACACCCGGCGCGCCCTGGTGAAACAGCACGCCCGCGCGCTGCGCGAGCACATCGATTCGCTCGCTCGCCGCGGCTACCAAACGGCGACGGGTTCGGCCGACTACGTCGTGATGTTCGTTGCGGGCGAGGTCTTCCTGAGCTCGGCGTGCAGCGAGGACCCGTCGCTCATCGAGTACGCGCTCGACAAGGGCGTTCTCGTGGCCGGCCCTTTGAGTCTCATCAGCCTCCTTCGCACCTTCGCGATGGGCTGGCAGGCGCTCCGCCAGGAAGAGAACGCGAAGCGAATCGCAGCGATCGGCCGCGTGCTCTATGAGCGCACGGTCAAGTTCTCGGAGCACCTCATCGAGGTGCGCAAGCACCTGGAGCGCTCGGTGAATGCCTTCAACGGCGCCGCCGGCTCATACGAAAGCAAGCTGCTCCCGCAAGGCCGAAAGCTCAAGGACGAAGCTTCGCTGATCGGCGAGGATCTCGATGCGATACCCCCGATCGACGTAGTGCCGCGCGACCTCACCTCGCTCGACACGCACACCACGCCGAAGCGGCTGCCGCGCTCGACCCAGCTTTTCGCCAACGACGACGCGGTGTAG
- a CDS encoding peroxiredoxin, giving the protein MKFRHLIVAAMLAATTAQASAALSLGTKAPEFTLPATLGGNVFTFNLADALKKGPVVLYFYPAAFTTGCTMEAHDFADAIDQYTALGATVIGVSHDPLDKLQKFSVSDCRSKFAVAADTNQTVMKSYDSVLPQHPQYANRTSYVIAPDGTIIYAYTSLDPSLHVQNTLTALKAWKADHASGTTP; this is encoded by the coding sequence ATGAAGTTTCGGCATCTCATCGTCGCCGCAATGCTTGCGGCAACGACCGCGCAAGCCTCGGCCGCGCTTTCACTCGGTACCAAAGCCCCCGAGTTCACCCTGCCGGCGACGCTCGGCGGTAACGTCTTTACCTTTAACTTAGCCGACGCCCTGAAGAAGGGGCCGGTCGTGCTCTACTTCTATCCGGCTGCCTTCACAACCGGCTGCACGATGGAAGCGCACGATTTCGCCGATGCGATCGACCAGTATACGGCGTTGGGCGCAACCGTTATCGGCGTTTCGCACGATCCGCTCGACAAACTGCAGAAATTCTCGGTCAGCGATTGCCGCAGCAAGTTTGCGGTCGCCGCCGACACCAATCAAACGGTGATGAAGTCGTACGACTCGGTGCTGCCGCAGCATCCGCAGTACGCGAACCGCACCTCGTACGTCATCGCGCCCGATGGAACGATTATCTATGCCTACACGAGCCTCGATCCGTCGCTTCACGTCCAGAACACGTTGACGGCGCTGAAGGCATGGAAAGCCGATCACGCTTCAGGAACAACGCCTTAG
- a CDS encoding acyl-CoA dehydrogenase family protein, which yields MDFDLTDEQKAIQSLAREFAQEEVKPRAEEMDREERFPYDLISKMAELGFMGLPFPEEYGGAGADTVSYALAVMEIARADASTAITMAAHVSLGATPFLLFGTEAQKQEYLVPLARGTMLWGFGLTEPNAGSDAGNVQTKAELRDGTWVVNGTKAFITNSGTEISGGTTITAVTGRRSDGSREISNIIVPQETPGFTRSRKYRKMGWRASDTRELSFADAEVPEENLLGARGEGYRQFLSILDGGRISVAALSIGLAMGAYDEALAYAKERRAFGQPISKFQAISFKLVDMLTEIEHAKLMMLRAAWEKDRGRDYVQAASFAKLFAGELSHRVVNEALQIHGGYGFMDEYPISRMYRDQKINEIGEGTNEVQRLVLARLMGL from the coding sequence ATGGACTTCGATTTAACCGACGAGCAAAAGGCGATCCAGAGCCTCGCGCGTGAGTTCGCGCAGGAAGAGGTGAAGCCGCGGGCCGAGGAGATGGATCGCGAGGAGCGCTTTCCGTACGACCTCATTTCGAAGATGGCGGAGCTCGGATTCATGGGCCTGCCCTTCCCCGAGGAGTATGGCGGCGCCGGCGCCGATACGGTGAGCTACGCGCTCGCCGTCATGGAGATCGCGAGAGCCGACGCGTCGACCGCCATCACGATGGCGGCACACGTCTCGCTCGGCGCCACTCCGTTTTTGCTCTTCGGTACCGAAGCCCAGAAGCAAGAGTATCTCGTTCCGCTGGCTCGCGGAACGATGCTCTGGGGCTTCGGCCTGACGGAGCCCAACGCCGGGAGCGACGCCGGCAACGTGCAGACCAAGGCCGAGCTGCGCGACGGCACGTGGGTCGTCAACGGCACGAAGGCCTTCATCACCAACTCGGGCACCGAGATCAGCGGCGGCACGACGATCACCGCGGTGACCGGGCGGCGCTCCGACGGATCGCGCGAGATCTCCAACATCATCGTTCCTCAAGAGACGCCGGGCTTCACGCGGAGCCGCAAGTATCGCAAGATGGGGTGGCGCGCCTCCGATACCCGCGAACTCTCGTTCGCCGACGCCGAGGTGCCCGAAGAGAACCTGCTCGGCGCCCGCGGCGAGGGTTATCGGCAGTTCCTCTCGATCCTCGACGGGGGGCGGATCTCCGTGGCGGCGCTCTCGATTGGTCTGGCGATGGGTGCCTACGATGAGGCGCTGGCTTACGCGAAGGAGCGGCGAGCGTTCGGGCAGCCGATCAGCAAGTTTCAAGCGATCTCGTTCAAGCTGGTCGACATGCTGACCGAGATCGAGCATGCCAAGCTGATGATGCTGCGGGCGGCCTGGGAGAAGGATCGCGGCCGCGACTACGTGCAAGCGGCGAGCTTCGCCAAGCTCTTTGCGGGCGAGCTTTCGCACCGCGTAGTCAACGAAGCGCTGCAGATCCACGGCGGGTACGGCTTCATGGACGAGTACCCGATCTCGCGCATGTACCGGGACCAAAAGATTAATGAAATTGGTGAAGGCACCAACGAAGTGCAGCGCCTGGTCCTCGCGCGCCTGATGGGGTTATAG
- the ftsE gene encoding cell division ATP-binding protein FtsE has product MISLHGVSLVYPNGVRALDNVSLDIAKGDFVFLVGHSGTGKSSLLRLLYREAKATTGTIVVDGIRVDRLRRNRVPALRRHLGVVFQDFKLLTDKTVWENVAFAMQVTGAHTRDVMRQVPRSLELVGLSHKSRMYPTELSGGEQQRTAIARALVNNPKILLCDEPTGNLDPANTTEITALLQRINLKGTTVVVATHNQAVVDRMRRRVVRLEDGRITTDEERGYYYLGLGQGQVLSG; this is encoded by the coding sequence ATGATCTCCCTGCACGGCGTTTCGCTCGTCTATCCTAACGGCGTGCGCGCCCTGGATAACGTGAGCCTCGATATCGCCAAGGGTGACTTCGTTTTTCTCGTCGGGCATTCCGGAACCGGCAAGTCGAGCCTCTTGCGCCTGCTCTATCGGGAGGCGAAGGCCACGACGGGTACGATCGTCGTCGACGGTATCCGCGTCGACCGTTTGCGCCGCAACCGCGTTCCAGCCTTGCGGCGCCATCTCGGCGTCGTATTTCAAGACTTCAAGCTGCTGACCGACAAGACCGTCTGGGAAAATGTCGCGTTCGCGATGCAGGTCACGGGCGCGCACACGCGCGACGTAATGCGCCAGGTGCCCCGCTCGCTCGAACTCGTCGGGCTCTCACACAAGAGCCGCATGTATCCGACCGAGCTTTCCGGCGGGGAACAGCAGCGCACGGCGATCGCCCGGGCGCTGGTGAATAATCCGAAGATCCTCCTGTGCGACGAGCCGACGGGAAATCTCGATCCCGCCAACACGACGGAGATCACCGCCCTCCTGCAGCGCATCAACCTCAAGGGGACGACCGTGGTCGTCGCAACCCACAACCAGGCCGTCGTCGACCGAATGCGCCGGCGCGTCGTGCGTCTCGAAGACGGCCGCATCACAACCGACGAAGAGCGAGGCTACTACTATCTTGGACTCGGGCAAGGTCAAGTTCTTTCTGGGTGA
- the ftsX gene encoding permease-like cell division protein FtsX encodes MDSGKVKFFLGEVLRNFSRNAGMQITAIGTVAITIVLLGLFLFIRAALADVGTRLLDQIEISAYLSPDVTSAQVAAIGRYLAQDPRVASAKYIPKREGLAELRTQTRGAIDTALLTENPLPDKFRIKARLPEDVAAVAASVRRLRGVGNVVYGQKIVQRLLQLGAVLRRVGIGVIVVFLAVAGIIISNTIRLTVFARRREIAIMQLVGATNTYIRLPFICEGMLDGVLGALVAIGLLAIARATLWPRLLEALPWVAMSAAPVDPRILAAELLLVGAAVGILASWISVGRHLRT; translated from the coding sequence TTGGACTCGGGCAAGGTCAAGTTCTTTCTGGGTGAGGTGTTGCGCAACTTTTCGCGCAACGCCGGCATGCAGATTACCGCCATCGGCACCGTCGCCATCACCATCGTCTTACTCGGACTCTTTCTCTTCATACGTGCGGCGCTGGCCGACGTCGGAACGCGCCTCCTCGATCAGATCGAGATTTCCGCGTACCTTAGCCCGGACGTCACGAGCGCACAGGTCGCGGCGATCGGGCGTTACCTGGCCCAAGATCCGCGCGTCGCCTCGGCCAAATACATTCCCAAACGCGAGGGCCTCGCCGAGCTGCGAACGCAGACGCGCGGGGCGATCGACACCGCGCTGCTCACCGAAAATCCGTTGCCGGATAAGTTCCGGATAAAGGCGCGCCTGCCCGAAGACGTCGCCGCCGTCGCCGCCAGCGTACGGCGCCTGCGCGGGGTCGGCAACGTCGTCTACGGTCAGAAGATCGTGCAGCGGCTGCTGCAGCTCGGCGCGGTGCTGCGTCGAGTCGGCATCGGCGTCATCGTCGTCTTCCTCGCCGTCGCGGGAATCATCATCTCGAATACGATTCGCTTGACGGTCTTTGCCCGCCGCCGCGAGATCGCGATCATGCAGCTCGTCGGCGCGACGAACACCTACATCCGGCTGCCGTTCATCTGCGAAGGCATGCTCGACGGCGTGCTGGGCGCGCTCGTTGCGATCGGCCTGCTGGCGATTGCACGCGCGACGCTCTGGCCGCGTCTGCTCGAAGCTTTGCCCTGGGTGGCGATGAGCGCCGCACCCGTCGACCCCCGAATCCTCGCCGCCGAACTGCTGCTCGTCGGTGCGGCCGTCGGGATCTTGGCCTCGTGGATCTCGGTCGGACGCCACCTCCGGACGTAA